From one Planktothrix sp. FACHB-1365 genomic stretch:
- a CDS encoding Fur family transcriptional regulator, translating to MKPRRTRSQDRILTELKTLKRSVSAQELYLELRKTNQTMGLATVYRSLDALKREGLINVRTLTTGEAVYSCMQQDEHHLTCVECGRSIPLDECPVHHLETQLQQSHKFKIYYHTLEFFGLCDRCALTQQV from the coding sequence ATGAAACCTCGTCGCACCCGCAGTCAAGACCGAATTCTCACCGAACTCAAAACCCTAAAGCGCTCCGTTTCTGCTCAAGAGCTTTATTTAGAGTTGCGTAAAACAAACCAAACGATGGGGTTAGCAACGGTTTATCGCTCTTTGGATGCGTTAAAACGGGAAGGGTTAATTAATGTCCGCACCTTAACTACAGGAGAGGCGGTTTATAGTTGTATGCAGCAAGATGAACATCATCTCACCTGTGTTGAGTGTGGACGTTCTATCCCCCTCGATGAATGTCCGGTTCACCACTTAGAAACTCAACTTCAACAATCCCACAAGTTTAAAATTTATTACCATACCTTAGAGTTTTTCGGACTTTGCGATCGCTGCGCCCTCACTCAGCAAGTATAA
- the carB gene encoding carbamoyl-phosphate synthase large subunit, with translation MPKRTDIKKILLLGSGPIVIGQACEFDYSGTQACKALREEGYEVVLVNSNPATIMTDPETAERTYIEPLVPEVVAKVIEKERPDALLPTMGGQTALNLAVALAKNGILEKYGVELIGAKLEAIEKAEDRQLFKEAMERIGVACCPSGIANTMNEARDVAHQIGSYPLIIRPAFTMGGTGGGIAYNQEEFEEIAQSGLDASPVSQILIEQSLIGWKEYELEVMRDLADNVVIICSIENLDPMGIHTGDSITVAPAQTLTDKEYQRLRDASIKIIREIGVETGGSNIQFAVNPMTGDVIVIEMNPRVSRSSALASKATGFPIAKFAAKLSVGYTLDEIKNDITKKTPASFEPTIDYVVTKIPRFAFEKFPGSEPVLTTQMKSVGEAMAIGGTFCESFQKALRSLETGLAGWGCDRSEKLSSLDHIRSGLRTPNPERILTVRNAMILGMTVEEIYELTGIDPWFLDKMQELLETEKFLKRTTLKQLKADQLLAVKRKGFSDRQIAFATKTTEDEVRTYRQELGIKPVYKMVDTCAAEFESMTPYYYSTYWEEDEILPSTKPKVMILGGGPNRIGQGIEFDYCCCHASYSLRAEGYETIMVNSNPETVSTDYDTSDRLYFEPLTKEDVLNIIEAEEPVGIIIQFGGQTPLKLALPLQRALEKLPLKTKIWGTSPDSIDIAEDRERFEKILRELDILQAENGMARSFKEALKVARRIGYPVVVRPSYVLGGRAMEIVYSDEELERYMLFAVQVEPDHPILVDQFLQNAIEVDVDAIADQSGNVVIGGIMEHIEQAGIHSGDSACSIPFQTLSETALATIRRQTIELAKALNVVGLMNIQFAVQGEKVYILEANPRASRTVPFVSKAIGVPLAKIASRVMSGKSLTELGLTEEKLPTYVSVKEAVLPFAKFPGTDVLLGPEMRSTGEVMGIDTDFGKAFAKAELAAGQVLPLSGTVFVSMNDRDKQAIVPVVEDFLALGFKVSATINTRKVLWENGVKVDMELKLHEGRPNILDAIKNQAVQLAIITPSGEESRSDGILIRRSALAYKIPIITTIAGAKATVAAIRSLKSTPIEVKALQDYYL, from the coding sequence ATGCCGAAACGTACTGACATAAAGAAAATTTTGCTGTTAGGCTCTGGGCCGATTGTAATTGGACAAGCCTGTGAGTTTGACTATTCAGGAACTCAAGCCTGTAAAGCCCTGCGGGAAGAAGGGTATGAGGTGGTGTTAGTCAACTCTAACCCCGCAACAATTATGACTGACCCGGAAACAGCCGAACGCACCTATATTGAACCTCTGGTGCCTGAAGTCGTTGCCAAGGTAATTGAAAAAGAACGTCCCGATGCTTTATTGCCGACAATGGGAGGTCAAACCGCCCTGAATTTAGCCGTTGCTCTAGCAAAAAATGGCATATTAGAAAAATATGGAGTCGAACTGATTGGTGCTAAATTAGAAGCCATTGAAAAAGCCGAAGATCGGCAACTATTCAAAGAAGCAATGGAACGAATTGGCGTCGCTTGTTGCCCTTCGGGAATTGCCAATACCATGAATGAAGCGCGAGATGTAGCACATCAAATTGGTAGTTATCCTTTAATTATTCGTCCCGCCTTTACCATGGGAGGAACTGGAGGCGGGATTGCCTATAACCAAGAGGAATTTGAAGAAATTGCTCAATCCGGTTTAGATGCGTCTCCGGTGTCTCAAATTTTAATCGAACAATCCCTCATCGGTTGGAAAGAATACGAATTAGAAGTGATGCGGGATCTCGCTGATAATGTGGTGATTATTTGTTCAATTGAAAACCTCGATCCCATGGGTATCCATACGGGGGATTCAATTACCGTTGCTCCCGCCCAAACCTTAACCGATAAAGAATATCAACGACTGCGGGATGCGTCGATTAAAATTATCCGAGAAATTGGGGTAGAAACCGGAGGTTCTAATATCCAATTTGCGGTTAATCCCATGACGGGAGATGTAATTGTGATTGAGATGAATCCCCGTGTCAGTCGGTCTTCCGCCTTAGCTTCAAAAGCCACTGGGTTCCCCATCGCTAAATTTGCGGCAAAATTATCGGTGGGATATACCTTAGATGAAATTAAGAACGATATTACCAAAAAAACCCCCGCTTCCTTTGAACCCACAATTGATTATGTGGTGACAAAAATTCCCCGATTTGCCTTTGAGAAATTCCCCGGTTCAGAACCTGTTTTAACCACACAAATGAAGTCCGTTGGGGAAGCCATGGCAATTGGTGGAACCTTCTGTGAATCCTTCCAAAAAGCGTTACGATCTTTAGAAACGGGGTTAGCAGGTTGGGGTTGCGATCGCTCAGAAAAACTCTCTAGTTTAGATCATATTCGTTCCGGTTTACGCACGCCTAACCCAGAACGAATTTTAACCGTTCGTAACGCAATGATCTTAGGAATGACGGTTGAAGAAATCTATGAACTGACGGGAATTGATCCTTGGTTCTTAGATAAAATGCAGGAATTATTAGAAACGGAAAAATTCCTCAAACGCACAACCTTAAAACAGTTAAAAGCAGATCAACTGTTAGCGGTAAAACGTAAAGGATTTAGCGATCGCCAAATTGCCTTTGCCACAAAAACCACTGAAGATGAAGTCCGCACCTATCGCCAAGAATTAGGGATTAAACCTGTTTATAAAATGGTGGATACCTGTGCGGCAGAATTTGAATCCATGACCCCGTATTATTATTCAACCTATTGGGAAGAAGACGAAATTTTACCCTCAACTAAACCCAAGGTGATGATTTTAGGTGGTGGCCCCAACCGCATTGGACAGGGGATTGAGTTTGATTATTGTTGTTGTCATGCCTCCTATTCGTTACGAGCAGAAGGCTATGAAACCATCATGGTTAACTCTAACCCAGAAACCGTTTCAACGGATTATGATACCAGCGATCGCTTATATTTTGAACCCCTAACCAAAGAAGATGTTCTGAATATTATTGAAGCGGAAGAACCTGTTGGAATTATTATTCAATTTGGCGGTCAAACCCCTCTAAAATTAGCCTTACCCCTACAACGAGCGTTAGAAAAACTGCCCCTGAAAACCAAAATTTGGGGTACTTCGCCCGACTCCATTGATATTGCCGAAGACCGAGAACGGTTTGAAAAAATTCTGCGGGAATTGGATATTTTACAAGCCGAAAATGGCATGGCCCGCAGTTTTAAAGAAGCCTTAAAAGTGGCGCGTCGCATCGGCTATCCCGTAGTCGTGCGTCCGTCTTATGTCTTAGGAGGGCGGGCGATGGAAATCGTTTATTCCGATGAAGAATTAGAACGATATATGCTGTTTGCGGTGCAGGTAGAACCGGATCACCCAATTTTAGTCGATCAGTTCTTACAAAATGCCATTGAAGTGGATGTCGATGCGATCGCTGACCAAAGCGGAAATGTCGTTATTGGTGGCATTATGGAACATATCGAACAAGCCGGAATTCACTCTGGGGACTCGGCTTGTTCAATTCCATTCCAAACCTTATCAGAAACCGCCCTCGCCACCATTCGTCGCCAAACCATTGAACTCGCCAAAGCGTTAAATGTGGTGGGACTGATGAATATTCAGTTTGCCGTCCAAGGGGAAAAGGTCTATATTTTAGAAGCGAATCCCCGTGCATCTCGAACAGTTCCCTTTGTTTCCAAAGCCATTGGGGTTCCCTTAGCCAAAATTGCATCCCGGGTGATGTCCGGTAAATCCTTAACGGAATTAGGCTTAACCGAAGAAAAACTCCCCACTTACGTTTCCGTGAAAGAGGCGGTGTTACCCTTTGCTAAATTTCCGGGAACCGATGTGCTACTAGGGCCGGAAATGCGCTCTACTGGGGAAGTCATGGGTATTGATACCGACTTTGGTAAAGCCTTTGCGAAGGCAGAACTCGCCGCCGGACAAGTGCTACCTTTATCAGGAACGGTGTTTGTCTCGATGAATGATCGGGATAAACAAGCTATTGTACCTGTGGTTGAGGATTTCTTGGCGTTAGGGTTTAAAGTCAGTGCTACCATTAACACTCGCAAAGTGCTCTGGGAAAATGGCGTAAAAGTCGATATGGAATTGAAACTGCACGAAGGACGACCGAATATTCTGGATGCGATTAAAAATCAGGCGGTGCAGTTGGCAATTATTACCCCGTCTGGGGAAGAGTCCCGCAGTGATGGAATTCTGATCCGTCGTTCGGCTTTAGCGTACAAAATCCCCATCATCACAACAATTGCAGGGGCTAAAGCAACGGTGGCTGCCATTCGTTCCTTGAAGTCTACTCCCATTGAGGTGAAAGCCCTTCAAGATTATTATCTCTAA
- a CDS encoding type I restriction endonuclease has product MVFVEDIANVAEKVRKGAELVKGEQATKMGLIIPFFSALGYDVFDPTEVIPEFIADFATKKAGQFEKVDYAIAINGDTVMIVEAKARDQKPTAHDGQLKRYFNGLLKTKVAIVTNGLEYRFFTDLRHENVMDDEPFFCFNILNYEPKQIENLKLFHRDNFDSTQIKRQAEEMVYLQGMTKLIDDLLRSPSDDFIRFLVSQLSTVNPNCAVEGRVTSKIIEKFKLIVKKSIQNSLVELMTQSISREMGKDITVSPEIDDPEPIEPELETSAIETTDEELQAFETVKTIAARSQSYKLDVQYKDVVSYFGVNVGKANWWFLRFYLTPKKKSFVTRLPINEVKALAAGFEVQEISASLGDAASRVIISSVNDLDQLSDLILKCYEAESAKHP; this is encoded by the coding sequence ATGGTTTTTGTTGAGGACATTGCGAACGTTGCAGAAAAAGTCCGTAAAGGTGCTGAATTGGTGAAAGGTGAGCAAGCGACTAAAATGGGCCTAATTATCCCATTTTTTAGTGCGCTTGGCTATGATGTTTTTGACCCAACAGAGGTTATCCCTGAGTTTATTGCGGATTTCGCTACTAAAAAAGCAGGACAGTTTGAAAAGGTAGACTACGCTATTGCAATCAACGGCGATACCGTTATGATTGTAGAAGCAAAAGCGCGTGATCAAAAACCAACTGCTCATGATGGTCAGTTAAAAAGATATTTTAATGGTTTGCTAAAAACAAAAGTCGCTATTGTTACGAATGGTCTTGAATATAGGTTTTTCACCGATTTGCGCCATGAGAATGTCATGGATGATGAACCTTTTTTTTGTTTCAATATCCTTAATTATGAACCCAAACAAATTGAAAATCTCAAGCTTTTTCATCGAGATAATTTTGATTCTACGCAAATAAAACGACAGGCAGAGGAGATGGTTTATCTCCAAGGAATGACTAAACTAATTGACGATCTTCTCCGATCTCCATCTGATGATTTTATTCGGTTTTTGGTTTCTCAACTTAGCACAGTTAATCCTAATTGTGCGGTAGAAGGTCGAGTTACAAGTAAAATCATTGAGAAATTCAAACTTATTGTTAAAAAGTCTATTCAGAATAGTTTAGTTGAGTTAATGACCCAATCAATTAGTAGAGAAATGGGTAAAGATATTACGGTTTCTCCTGAAATTGATGATCCTGAACCAATCGAACCAGAGTTAGAAACATCAGCCATAGAAACAACGGATGAAGAGTTACAAGCATTTGAAACAGTAAAAACTATTGCTGCTCGTTCTCAGAGTTATAAATTAGACGTTCAATATAAAGATGTTGTTTCTTATTTTGGTGTAAATGTCGGTAAAGCAAATTGGTGGTTTTTAAGATTTTATTTAACACCGAAAAAGAAAAGCTTTGTCACTCGATTACCGATTAATGAAGTCAAAGCATTAGCAGCAGGCTTTGAAGTGCAAGAAATATCAGCTTCACTAGGAGATGCAGCTTCAAGGGTGATTATTTCATCTGTTAATGATTTAGATCAGCTTTCTGATTTAATTCTTAAATGTTATGAGGCTGAATCTGCTAAACATCCTTGA
- a CDS encoding site-specific integrase — protein sequence MQNGLIEKTGKIAIEVFKGSYRLRWTYNRKTQTLTIGRVSKDSLKIAKAKASQVDLDIMTGNYDETLVKYDARRVKQTITDSPTEETLLTVWESYKNISKKSVALTTQKDCWSQTDRCLEKAKDAKLFEFRNAPDLLAELLNHYSVSTIERVLADINAACSLAVDMEKIEKNPYRKLKRFLPDVTSNGGENERTKQSFTDNDLITILDAFKTNQFQNINSPYAHSYYYPFIQFCTLTGCRPGEAIALTWDDIKYKDERVWVSINKSYSSGILKCTKTGETRLFPVNDELLKVIESFPRISNENNLMFPSVRGGYIDQSLFSRRYWRTIVLKLAANELIERYLPPYNLRHSYITRLIRLGVDVATVGRICGTSPEMIVGHYLSPNDDYIPPNLGLILSV from the coding sequence ATGCAAAACGGATTAATTGAGAAAACAGGGAAAATTGCAATTGAGGTGTTTAAGGGTAGTTATCGGTTGAGATGGACGTATAACCGCAAAACTCAAACTTTAACTATTGGGAGAGTGTCTAAAGACTCCCTCAAAATAGCTAAGGCTAAAGCATCTCAAGTTGACTTAGATATCATGACAGGGAATTACGATGAAACCCTGGTTAAATACGACGCTAGACGGGTTAAACAGACTATTACCGACTCTCCCACTGAAGAAACCTTGTTAACTGTCTGGGAAAGTTACAAAAATATCTCTAAAAAATCAGTCGCATTAACAACCCAAAAAGACTGCTGGAGTCAAACCGATAGATGTTTAGAAAAAGCTAAGGACGCTAAGTTATTTGAATTTAGGAATGCTCCCGACTTGTTGGCAGAACTATTAAATCATTATTCTGTGAGTACCATTGAAAGGGTTTTAGCAGATATTAACGCAGCTTGTAGCCTTGCGGTTGATATGGAAAAAATAGAAAAAAACCCGTATCGTAAACTAAAGCGGTTTTTACCTGACGTTACCTCTAACGGGGGTGAAAACGAAAGAACTAAACAGTCATTTACTGACAATGATTTAATAACAATTCTTGACGCATTTAAAACTAATCAGTTTCAGAATATTAATTCACCTTACGCTCATAGTTACTATTACCCGTTTATTCAGTTTTGTACGTTAACAGGGTGTAGACCGGGTGAAGCAATAGCGTTGACTTGGGACGATATCAAGTATAAGGATGAGCGAGTATGGGTAAGTATTAATAAATCATACTCAAGCGGAATTCTAAAATGTACCAAAACAGGGGAAACCAGGTTATTCCCCGTTAACGATGAACTGTTAAAAGTGATTGAATCGTTCCCTAGAATCAGTAACGAAAATAACTTAATGTTTCCATCAGTTAGAGGGGGATACATTGATCAATCATTGTTTTCCAGACGGTATTGGAGAACAATTGTATTGAAACTTGCGGCTAATGAGTTGATTGAGCGTTACTTACCCCCATATAACCTGAGACACAGTTACATTACCCGGTTAATCAGACTAGGGGTAGATGTGGCAACGGTAGGACGTATTTGCGGTACTTCACCAGAGATGATAGTCGGACATTATCTATCACCGAACGATGATTACATCCCCCCAAACTTAGGGTTGATTCTATCAGTGTAA
- a CDS encoding phycobiliprotein lyase, which translates to MKALIQQNPSDIVSQVADYFQRSIGKWYSERRYYTLPEGDTQEVASEITVEFLQQGSPELINIAQLHQLDDPTMITCGSKVNWKSSNSVSGKKLSKGATVFGVSETLLYRDQGFMTPKPVVAQYYMLDANTLCLRSEYNGSVFEEELKLVGQRYRTRQTIISRAGEQTMIGQYLEKRIE; encoded by the coding sequence ATGAAAGCCCTGATCCAACAAAACCCGTCTGATATCGTCTCCCAAGTCGCAGACTATTTCCAACGCAGTATTGGGAAATGGTATTCAGAACGGCGTTACTACACCCTACCAGAGGGAGACACTCAAGAAGTCGCCAGCGAGATTACCGTAGAGTTTTTACAACAAGGTAGCCCTGAACTGATTAATATTGCTCAATTACACCAATTAGATGATCCGACGATGATTACCTGCGGGTCAAAAGTCAACTGGAAAAGTTCTAATTCCGTCTCAGGAAAGAAATTATCGAAGGGAGCAACGGTGTTTGGTGTTTCAGAAACCCTACTTTATCGAGATCAGGGGTTTATGACACCTAAACCCGTTGTTGCCCAATATTATATGCTCGATGCCAATACATTGTGCCTCCGAAGCGAGTACAATGGTTCTGTATTTGAAGAAGAACTTAAACTGGTGGGTCAGCGATACCGCACCCGACAAACGATTATTTCACGCGCTGGGGAACAAACTATGATTGGCCAATATTTAGAAAAACGGATTGAGTAA
- a CDS encoding ROK family protein, translating to MNSEQSVQVIGIDLGGTAIKLGRFAADGTCYESLTVPTPQPATPEAVLATLVEAIAQIRENVNSIRAIGLGTPGPVDGTGKIAKVAINLAGWQDVPLGLMLEEKTGLPVILANDANCAGLGEAWLGAGRRFQNLILLTLGTGVGGAIILNGELFVGHQGAAAELGLISINFDGPICNSGNRGSLEQYTSVQAIRRETGLEPAELAEKALAGDEKALEYWQRYGQLLGIGLANLIYVLTPQAIILGGGISAGADLFLPSLKAELEERVLLICREGLEILIAELGNQAGMIGAAKLAFQKFVKIEDQIDS from the coding sequence GTGAATAGCGAACAGTCAGTACAAGTTATTGGAATTGATTTAGGGGGGACGGCGATTAAATTGGGACGTTTCGCCGCCGATGGGACTTGTTATGAATCCTTAACCGTTCCCACACCCCAACCTGCGACACCAGAAGCCGTTTTAGCAACATTGGTTGAGGCTATAGCACAAATTAGAGAAAATGTCAATAGTATTCGGGCGATTGGTTTAGGAACACCGGGCCCTGTGGATGGGACGGGAAAAATTGCGAAAGTGGCGATTAATTTAGCGGGATGGCAGGATGTTCCGTTAGGTTTAATGTTAGAAGAAAAAACAGGTTTACCTGTGATTTTAGCCAATGATGCTAACTGTGCGGGGTTAGGAGAAGCATGGTTAGGGGCGGGGCGACGGTTTCAAAATTTAATTTTATTAACATTAGGAACAGGCGTTGGCGGGGCGATTATTTTAAATGGGGAATTATTTGTTGGACATCAAGGAGCGGCGGCAGAATTAGGATTAATTAGTATTAATTTTGATGGCCCGATTTGTAATAGTGGAAATCGAGGTTCCTTAGAACAATATACTTCTGTACAAGCTATTCGTCGAGAGACGGGATTAGAACCCGCAGAATTAGCGGAAAAAGCTTTAGCCGGAGATGAAAAAGCCCTAGAATATTGGCAACGATACGGTCAATTATTAGGAATTGGATTAGCGAATTTAATTTATGTCTTAACCCCACAGGCTATTATTTTAGGCGGGGGAATTAGTGCGGGGGCTGATTTATTTTTACCTTCTTTAAAAGCAGAATTAGAAGAACGGGTTTTATTGATTTGTAGAGAGGGGTTAGAAATATTAATTGCGGAATTAGGAAATCAAGCGGGAATGATAGGGGCGGCAAAATTAGCGTTTCAGAAGTTTGTTAAGATTGAGGATCAAATTGATTCATAA
- a CDS encoding helix-turn-helix transcriptional regulator, translating to MAVRNKIKEFCGSRAITPYRLWKDAGLAPKTAYDLYNNPSQLPSSSVLSKICDTYEVQPSELLEWVKENSNN from the coding sequence ATGGCAGTGAGAAACAAAATTAAAGAGTTTTGCGGTAGTAGAGCTATCACCCCGTACCGACTGTGGAAGGATGCAGGGTTAGCACCTAAAACGGCTTATGACCTGTACAACAACCCATCCCAGTTACCGTCATCCTCTGTACTAAGCAAAATCTGTGATACCTATGAAGTCCAACCTAGTGAACTATTGGAATGGGTAAAGGAGAATTCAAACAATTAA
- a CDS encoding SagB/ThcOx family dehydrogenase, with translation MSESPKSIAQHYHERTKYDPETLALKSQTLDWEKQPIPFKEYKIGKVFDLKLYLKSVEEATSSDPKTRLWQRLSHLLLHSYGLTAKLPTMGGVHYLRAAPSAGGLYPAEIYLISRGTAILAPGLYHYQPQTHALVQFWEDQVWHNLRDACFWHPVLENTHLALVTTAVFYRSFWRYQDRAYRRICLDTGHLLGNLELMAAMNDYRPHLIGGFADDILNQLLYLDPEVEGVTTVLALANLLEIDENLPHLRTALPSETQIDYPNLTDGELLAYLHQATKLKTDSSGSQGWKLLETDGILEDKYNFPFCTKVATVTSSIDWGKNLSGLERIMVKRRSTRAYNGAELMLNELLALLDFTYQPHHYIHQGLDGSPDYFDLSLIETFIAVSGVNGLEDGCYYYAPKAQELRQIRFKNFRRELYYLCLQQDLGRDAAVVLFHTADLKKAIANYGDRVYRYLHLDAGHLGQRLNLAAIYLRLGVSGIGGFFDNQVNEVLGIPTDEAVLYITTLGRPR, from the coding sequence ATGTCAGAATCTCCAAAATCCATTGCCCAACACTACCATGAACGCACGAAATATGACCCAGAAACCCTCGCCTTAAAAAGCCAAACCTTGGACTGGGAAAAACAGCCCATTCCCTTTAAAGAGTATAAAATTGGTAAAGTCTTTGACCTCAAACTCTACTTGAAGAGCGTTGAGGAAGCCACCTCTAGTGACCCTAAAACCCGACTTTGGCAACGTTTATCCCATTTGTTGCTGCATAGTTATGGTTTAACCGCAAAACTCCCCACCATGGGAGGTGTCCATTATCTTAGGGCTGCTCCCTCGGCGGGTGGGTTATATCCAGCCGAAATTTATTTAATTTCTAGGGGAACTGCAATTTTAGCTCCGGGTTTATATCATTATCAACCTCAAACCCATGCTTTAGTTCAATTTTGGGAAGATCAAGTTTGGCACAATTTACGGGATGCTTGTTTTTGGCATCCTGTATTAGAAAATACCCATTTAGCCCTGGTGACAACGGCAGTTTTTTATCGTTCTTTCTGGCGTTATCAAGATCGCGCTTATCGGAGGATTTGTTTAGATACGGGTCATTTATTAGGCAATCTTGAATTAATGGCAGCCATGAATGATTATCGACCCCATTTAATTGGAGGATTTGCCGATGATATTCTGAACCAATTGTTATATTTAGATCCTGAAGTGGAAGGAGTAACCACAGTTTTAGCGTTAGCAAATCTCCTAGAAATTGATGAAAATTTACCCCATTTAAGAACAGCTTTACCTTCGGAAACTCAAATAGATTACCCTAATCTTACCGATGGAGAACTATTAGCTTATTTGCATCAAGCGACTAAATTAAAAACGGATTCTTCTGGAAGTCAAGGTTGGAAACTGCTTGAAACAGATGGAATTTTAGAAGATAAATATAATTTTCCATTTTGTACAAAGGTAGCAACGGTAACAAGTTCTATTGACTGGGGAAAAAATTTATCAGGTTTAGAAAGAATAATGGTAAAACGACGATCTACACGGGCTTATAATGGAGCGGAATTGATGTTAAATGAACTCTTAGCCCTTTTAGATTTTACCTATCAACCTCACCATTATATTCATCAAGGGTTAGATGGTTCTCCTGATTATTTTGATCTCAGTTTAATTGAAACCTTTATTGCTGTTTCTGGAGTCAATGGTTTGGAGGATGGATGTTATTATTATGCTCCCAAAGCCCAAGAGTTAAGGCAAATTCGGTTTAAAAATTTTCGTCGGGAGTTGTACTATTTGTGTTTACAACAAGATTTGGGACGAGATGCAGCAGTGGTCTTATTTCATACGGCGGATTTGAAAAAAGCGATCGCTAACTACGGAGATCGAGTGTATCGTTATTTACATTTAGATGCAGGTCATCTCGGACAACGTTTGAACTTGGCTGCCATTTATTTACGTTTGGGGGTCAGTGGAATTGGTGGATTTTTCGATAATCAAGTCAATGAAGTTCTCGGTATTCCTACGGATGAAGCTGTGCTTTATATTACAACATTAGGAAGACCCAGGTAG
- a CDS encoding RNA-guided endonuclease TnpB family protein — MYGCQQVLIHTSPDIKAIIEYLCLESNKVYNCALYYARQMLFKKQVFVSRGAVCSEMSKSANLHFKAMYVSSAQQTCNSVAEAMSSYKELLKLWRTGKLEEKPRPPRYRKQGLFTVSYPVRWLKLTPEGVRIPLGNQVKAWFGIDSFLLPVPSNLNWDSIKEVRILPRNKCFYAEFVYLVQTEKIELDKNKVLGIDHGIDNWLTCVSNVGTSFIVDGKHLKSLNQWYNKQVADHKNGKPQGFWSNALSTLTEKRNRQFRDAINKAARLVINHCLKNSIGRIVFGWNKGQKDGAILGKKGNQNFIQIPTARLKSRIQELCSRYGIEFIETEESYTSKASFLDHDFLPEFGEKPDNWKPSGKRVKRGLYRTAFNQYINADCNAAVNIIRKVSATLGLNLNEVSRGALTTPLRVRIWTT, encoded by the coding sequence ATGTATGGTTGCCAACAGGTTCTAATTCATACCAGTCCTGACATCAAGGCGATTATCGAGTATCTTTGTTTAGAATCCAACAAGGTCTACAATTGCGCTCTTTATTACGCTAGGCAAATGCTTTTCAAAAAGCAAGTTTTTGTTAGCAGGGGGGCTGTCTGTTCTGAAATGTCTAAAAGTGCAAACCTGCATTTTAAGGCAATGTATGTTTCTTCTGCTCAACAAACTTGCAATTCAGTAGCGGAAGCCATGAGTTCTTATAAAGAACTCCTGAAGTTATGGAGAACTGGAAAGCTAGAAGAAAAGCCCCGTCCTCCTAGATATAGGAAGCAAGGGCTATTTACGGTTTCCTATCCGGTTCGATGGTTGAAGTTAACTCCAGAGGGAGTTAGAATCCCACTAGGAAATCAGGTTAAAGCATGGTTTGGGATTGATTCATTTTTATTGCCCGTGCCGTCTAACCTGAACTGGGATTCAATCAAAGAAGTTCGCATCCTTCCTCGGAATAAATGTTTTTATGCCGAGTTTGTTTACCTAGTTCAAACAGAAAAAATTGAACTAGATAAAAACAAGGTGCTAGGAATAGATCATGGAATCGACAACTGGTTAACTTGTGTGAGCAACGTAGGAACCAGTTTTATTGTTGATGGTAAGCATTTGAAATCTTTGAATCAGTGGTATAACAAACAAGTTGCTGATCATAAAAATGGTAAACCTCAAGGTTTTTGGAGTAATGCTTTATCCACTCTAACTGAAAAACGGAATCGCCAATTTAGAGATGCTATCAATAAAGCTGCTAGGTTGGTCATCAACCACTGCCTCAAAAATAGCATCGGTCGTATTGTTTTTGGTTGGAACAAAGGACAAAAAGATGGTGCTATCCTTGGGAAAAAAGGAAATCAGAACTTTATTCAGATTCCCACTGCACGATTAAAATCTCGAATTCAAGAACTTTGTTCTCGTTACGGAATTGAGTTTATAGAAACCGAGGAGTCTTATACCTCAAAAGCTAGTTTTCTTGATCATGATTTTCTCCCTGAATTCGGCGAAAAACCCGACAATTGGAAGCCGTCAGGAAAACGAGTTAAACGGGGTTTATACCGCACTGCATTTAATCAATATATCAATGCTGATTGTAATGCGGCAGTCAATATTATTCGTAAAGTATCGGCAACATTGGGATTAAATCTCAATGAAGTCAGTAGAGGCGCATTGACTACGCCATTAAGAGTTCGTATTTGGACTACTTAA